From bacterium:
AGCAAGCAAACAGGATATTGTTGCGGGATTAGCTTACTCTATCGTTCTAAATTACCTCAACCGTGTTGTACGCTCCCGAAAAATCGGGGACACGATCTATTTTCAAGGCGGCACGGCCTACAACGATTCCGTTGCCGCAGCGTTTTCTATTGTTCTGGGCAAAAAAATTATTGTTCCGCCTCACAACGGAGTAGTCGGCGCGATCGGCGCGGCTATCCTCGCTAAAGAAAAGGTGAACGCATCCAAAATGATCACCAAATTCCGAGGCTGGAGTTTGGACTCGGTTGACTATACCGTCCGTCATTTCACCTGCCGTGCCTGCTCTAATTTCTGTGATATGCAGGAAGTTAAAGTAGACTCGGAAAAAACATTCTGGGGCGACAAGTGCTCTGACAAATTCAGAAAGAAAGCCAAGGTGGACAAAAAACCGGTAATACCAAATCTTTCTGATATTCGCGAGCAAATTTTAATGGAGACCTTTGTTCCAGAACGGAACCGAGGTTGTATAAAAATCGGTATGCCGCGGAGTATGCATTTTTATGAAAAGTTTCCATTCTGGAATACTTATTTTTCGCAGATTGGATTTCAAGTTGTTTTGTCGGAACCAACAAACAAGGAGATCATTAACGCGGGAGTTGAAACAAGCGTGGCCGAACCTTGTTTCCCGATCAAAGTTGCATACGGCCACTTCAAAGATCTTTTGGACAAGAATTGCGACTACTTCTTTCAGCCCAATGTCATTGATGCGGAAACAAAATTCATGAATGTGAATTCACACCACTGCCCGTGGACGCAGACTTTGCCGTTTGTAATCCTCGGATCATCTCTGGGTGACGGCAACGAGGACAAAATACTTAGGCCGACAATTCACTTCAGGGATGGAAAAACGAAGGTTTCAAAAGAATTATTCGATTACTTAAGAAAACTGAAAATCAGCAAAGCCGTACATGAACGCGCAATAACTCTCGCTTATGAGGCACAGCATCATTTTCATCAGACACTGTACGACCTGGGACATCGGGCTTTGCAAACGCTTGAGGAATCAAATGAAATGGCCGTAATCCTCGTTGGCCGCGCTTACAATGTGAATGACCGGAGTATGAACCTGAACATTCCAAATAAACTTCGTGAATATTACGGAGTGAATGTCATTCCGATGGACATGATCGATTGCAGCCTGATCGATATTTCCGAAATCAACCCTAATATGTATTGGAATTCAGGGAGAAAAATTTTGCAGATCTCCAAGTTTATAAGAGGCAAACCGAATCTGCATCTAATCTATATTACCAATTTTAAATGCGGCCCGGATTCTTATATCAAACATTTTGTTGTCGAAGCGTCACAAAAACCTTTCCTGACGCTGCAATTAGACGGCCACGCTAACGACGCCGGGGTTGTTACACGGTGTGAGGCTTATCTCGACAGCAAATCGTTCTTCAAGGCAGATCGGCCTATTTCCTATAATTTCGAAATGGAGAAATGCGATGTTTGTTAATTGCTCGATTTATACCAACAACCGCTAAACCCGGAGATGTTATTATGACGGAAAACAATACATCCCTGAAAGGGAAGACCGTTTACATACCGCGCATGAGTTATGAAGGTGCGAGAGCGATGGCGGCAGCCTTGCAGGCCATTGGAATTGAAGCAGAACCGGTACCGCCCTCGGATCATACGACCCTGGCGCTGGGCAAAAAATTTTCGTCAGGCGATGAATGCCATCCACAGACCGTAACGCTCGGGGGCTTCTTAAAATTACTTGAAAAACCCGGGTTCAATCCGAAAAAAGCAGCTTTTCTCATGCCCATGGCCGGCGGGCCTTGCCGTTTCGGCCAGTATTCTGTTTACGTTAAAAAAATCTTGAATCAACTTGGATTTCCGGAGATATTGGTTTTTTCACCGACGGGGGAAAATAGTTACGACGGTTTTGGTAAAGAGGGAAAAGGCTTTGCACGAATTGCGTGGCGTTCCGTTGTCGCCTCGGATATTCTTCGCAAATTGCTTCTCAAAACACGGCCGTATGAACTAACGCCCGGTACCACCGATGCCGTATTCCTTCAATCGCTTGATTTAGTCTGCGACGCCCTTGCAAGAAGAACGTCCAAAGCAAAAGAACACATGGAAAATTTAATTCAAACCCTCATAATCACACGGGACCGTTTTCGTCAAATTCCATGTCGCTATGATGCAACCCGACCGCTGATCGGCGTAGTCGGAGAAATTTATTGCCGCCTCGACGATTTTGCAAACGAAGAGGTATTACGTGTGATCGAAGCTCAGGGCGGCGAAGCCTGGATGGCAGATATTTCCGAATGGATCTGGTACACGAATTTCAGGCAAATGAGCGTCATCCGGGATAAAGGAAAAAGATTTTCAAAGATGATGCTCGCGGCGAAGATCAAGAATTTTGTGCAGCATCGCGATGAACATGCAATGCTCGGCCTGTTTCGGGAAGACTTCAAAGGCTATGAAGAACCTCATCATGTAAAGCAGGTTTTGGACAAGAGTCTGCCGTATCTACCTCATTACGGGGCGCTCGGAGAAATGACCGTGAGTTCCGGCAAAGCCATGTATCTTTACGAGAAAGGTATCGATGGTATAGTAGATGTGAGTCCTTTTACGTGCATGAATGGGATCGTATGCGAAGCGATTTATCCAAAGATAAGCCGGGAACACGATAATATTCCGATGAAAGTGTTTTATTTCGACGGCACGCGATCCGATTGGGATCGAGATATCGGTATTTTTATTGAATTAGCAAGAAATTATCAGCAGAAAAAAATTAAACAACGCGTTTATCCAAATTATTTTTTGACTAAACAGGAAAAATCAGCTACTTTAGCCGAAGCCTGATCCGAATTTTAATTATCGTTTGGAGTTACAGTTCCATGATGCAATTTATGAAAATATTTTTAGCCGTCGTTTTACCGGTGACACTATTAATCGCAGGTTCACACGATGATGCCGTATCGAGAATCGAAACCTACACAACTTCCGGCGCCGAAAATACGATCGTGATAGAAGATTTCTCGACATCAACAACGGGTCAATTTCCCAAAGGCTGGGGATGGCTGGATGGAACCCGCGTGAAAAAGATCGGCGAAGCAAAGGCAGGAGAAGTTCCCTACACGGTTCTGGAAGAAGGTGGAAATAAATACCTTCACGCCGATGATACCGGACAAGCCATTACTATCGTCAGCGACAAGAAATGGAACGTGAAGAAATATCCCTGTCTCAGCTGGCGCTGGAGAGTAAAACAATTTCCAACCGGAGCAAATGAAAAAACCGGCGGTAAAAAGGACAGTCCGGCGAGCATTTATATTACATATTACGTCAATTTTTTGGGTATACCAAAAAGCGTTAAATATATCTGGAGTAACGAACTTGATCCCTGTGATATTTTCAGGAATGAAGGAACGGGCAAAGCCACTCAAATAGTTATTGAATCCGGCATGTCTAAAAAAGGCGTGTGGATTACAGAGACGATCAACATTTATGATTTATATAAAAAGGCCTTTGGCGAAAAACCACCGGATGAAATTGCGGGCATTGCGATTCGAACCGATGCAGATCATACTGATAGCCGCGCCATTGCAGATTACGACGATATCGTAGCGTTATCGGATTGTGACGGAAAATGTAAGTGATCATGTTAAGAATCACAGTCCGATTAAATAAATTTAAAATGTTAAAAGACTTTACAATATTTTTTCTGTTGTGCTACGTGTTCCTCTTGGTCAGCTGCACTTCGATTCCGCTCACTTCAACAGAAGATATCCGTGAGTT
This genomic window contains:
- a CDS encoding DUF3047 domain-containing protein codes for the protein MMQFMKIFLAVVLPVTLLIAGSHDDAVSRIETYTTSGAENTIVIEDFSTSTTGQFPKGWGWLDGTRVKKIGEAKAGEVPYTVLEEGGNKYLHADDTGQAITIVSDKKWNVKKYPCLSWRWRVKQFPTGANEKTGGKKDSPASIYITYYVNFLGIPKSVKYIWSNELDPCDIFRNEGTGKATQIVIESGMSKKGVWITETINIYDLYKKAFGEKPPDEIAGIAIRTDADHTDSRAIADYDDIVALSDCDGKCK